A region from the Rosa rugosa chromosome 6, drRosRugo1.1, whole genome shotgun sequence genome encodes:
- the LOC133715170 gene encoding uncharacterized protein LOC133715170, whose translation METQNDTASWSSATKWSVAAGSLVNRVTFESSLSPIDGDALNSPAGSPLILHPPSPDSGPCEITINFTQKHEVQQIYVRSTARVYEIYYAPDLQSDNEYLCTVRCGIAARDEEVLHTEDNEEVRSANSNGSPKDISEENLRNGNNLSTSEDDWVEVKVPDSHALDKKISSLPFKFGSEQALYEATAQMSDVNPCISLTLRLLSLERKGCVYVDEIYVFADPADSVDLENQASTAESSAGSSLMAMFMPTLLQLSKTRSVNQTQDSLMIGSKASDSTSVATKIQTDIKPSISDHQEVKFQDVSGDTFCSTQSQIPLEVPVTESKSDTACHHVERSMDLLFSRMERIEDLLLRFEDKMVKPISSLEARLERVEQQLEVLSKQSQNSGLSTCSRFCAPSFSCIESDSNSFYNSGNDYPSCEAVMLGNKDAQSEALPTTPNYMSDSGNPSKLVCGLVVTAPEFSTDDEEEEDQSSGLVIHPSTNTPRPALTIDDALASALAGFMSLTSTQPQKCAQTFSVKAPEFLNEEDGSPDTKASARVVEIGTEPSMCFDESDGIQNVNDSLADSCRISSYSEENVERSNDEHSVKADGIHVQHEHHEGGEEYKADGKSGENAVDLANHGMARTDSCQITEEIEDGVVITEISNIANPDKTDIPNGLPQNETDDGFNSTQDDANTKEVTEENSDKNVLKNILEFSRASSVVDFEIPVLDVKFTSLESCKATCSLAALLSELPESMTEAPCVRQSDDVPPVGEESSLIFVEDGEPVGPASDGNFSVDMDFYSVAEPLSTWHANLQCETSNSHETFAASLI comes from the exons ATGGAAACACAAAACGACACCGCTTCATGGAGCTCTGCAACAAAATGGTCCGTCGCCGCTGGCTCTCTCGTAAATCGCGTCACCTTCGAGTCCTCCTTGTCCCCGATCGACGGCGACGCTCTAAATTCCCCCGCCGGATCCCCCCTTATTCTTCACCCTCCGTCGCCGGATTCTGGACCTTGCGAGATCACCA TTAATTTCACACAAAAACATGAGGTCCAGCAAATTTATGTTCGGAGTACTGCCCGAGTCTATGAGATATACTATGCACCTGATTTGCAGAGTGACAACGAATATCTATGTACTGTTCGCTGCGGTATTGCTGCCAGAGATGAAGAAGTGCTTCACACAGAGGATAATGAAGAAGTTCGTTCAGCAAATTCAAATGGGTCTCCTAAGGACATATCTGAAGAAAACCTAAGAAATGGCAATAACTTGAGCACCAGTGAAGATGACTGGGTTGAAGTGAAAGTCCCAGATAGTCATGCGCTTGATAAAAAAATCAGCTCCTTGCCATTCAAGTTTGGTTCTGAACAG GCTTTGTATGAAGCTACAGCACAGATGAGTGATGTAAATCCTTGTATATCTCTAACACTTCGTCTACTGTCGCTTGAAAGGAAAGGTtgtgtttatgttgatgagatCTATGTGTTTGCTGATCCTGCTGATTCAGTGGATTTGGAAAACCAAGCGAGTACAGCAGAAAGCTCAGCTGGAAGTTCTCTCATGGCCATGTTTATGCCGACCCTCTTGCAATTATCTAAAACAAGGAGTGTTAACCAAACCCAAGACTCCCTAATGATTGGTTCAAAAGCATCTGATTCTACCAGTGTTGCAACTAAGATCCAGACAGATATTAAACCCAGCATATCCGATCATCAAGAAGTAAAGTTTCAGGATGTGAGTGGGGATACATTTTGTAGCACCCAATCACAGATCCCTCTAGAGGTTCCTGTTacagaaagcaaatctgatacTGCATGTCATCATGTTGAAAGATCTATGGACCTGCTTTTTTCACGAATGGAAAGAATAGAGGATCTATTATTGAGGTTTGAAGACAAAATGGTAAAGCCCATAAGCAGCCTTGAGGCAAGGCTTGAGAGGGTTGAGCAGCAACTTGAAGTACTCAGCAAACAATCACAGAATTCTGGATTATCAACATGCTCAAGATTCTGTGCTCCTTCTTTCTCATGCATTGAGTCTGATTCCAACTCTTTCTACAACAGCGGAAATGACTATCCCAGTTGTGAGGCAGTTATGTTAGGTAACAAGGACGCTCAATCTGAGGCACTCCCTACTACACCTAATTACATGTCTGATTCAGGAAATCCTTCAAAGTTGGTCTGTGGTCTAGTAGTAACTGCTCCTGAATTTTCAACTGAtgatgaggaggaagaagatcaATCATCAGGTCTAGTGATACATCCTTCAACGAATACACCAAGGCCTGCTTTGACAATTGATGATGCCCTAGCATCTGCACTAGCTGGGTTCATGTCTCTGACTTCTACTCAGCCTCAGAAGTGTGCTCAAACTTTTTCAGTTAAAGCTCCTGAGTTCTTAAATGAAGAAGATGGTAGCCCTGACACAAAAGCTTCAGCGAGAGTTGTAGAAATAGGGACAGAGCCATCCATGTGCTTTGATGAATCTGATGGGATACAAAATGTGAATGATTCACTTGCTGATTCATGCAGAATTTCTTCATATAGTGAGGAGAATGTTGAAAGATCTAATGATGAGCACTCTGTTAAAGCAGACGGAATTCATGTGCAGCACGAGCATCATGAGGGCGGAGAAGAATACAAAGCTGATGGTAAGAGCGGTGAGAATGCCGTTGATCTGGCTAATCATGGCATGGCTCGAACTGATTCCTGTCAGATAACAGAAGAGATTGAGGATGGAGTAGTCATCACTGAGATAAGCAACATTGCCAACCCTGATAAAACTGATATTCCAAACGGGTTGCCTCAAAATGAGACTGATGATGGATTTAATAGCACTCAGGATGATGCTAATACAAAGGAAGTGACAGAAGAGAATTCTGACAAAAATGTTTTGAAGAATATCCTTGAATTCTCACGTGCTTCTTCTGTGGTGGATTTTGAAATTCCAGTGTTGGATGTGAAATTTACTTCTCTTGAAAGTTGCAAGGCCACTTGTTCTCTTGCAGCCCTTTTGTCTGAATTGCCGGAATCAATGACTGAAGCACCTTGTGTGAGGCAAAGTGATGATGTGCCCCCGGTCGGCGAGGAGTCTAGCTTGATTTTTGTGGAAGATGGGGAGCCGGTTGGTCCTGCTTCTGATGGTAATTTTTCTGTAGATATGGATTTCTATAGTGTAGCAGAACCTTTGAGCACATGGCATGCGAATCTGCAGTGCGAAACATCCAATAGCCATGAGACTTTTGCAGCAAGTCTCATTTGA
- the LOC133714397 gene encoding uncharacterized protein LOC133714397, with translation MVDLIISDPQATGATSTSTSVAREVVIVQNVTDNSSFGVKLDGTNYQLWHKLMKIHIQGIGKWSYVIGSTARPAAGPKADEWDTANTNVMGILLKAMTPEVMQLFANFDSPRAIWDSVAATYYDGSDFARVHELNVKAFKITQSGQPVATFYANLKTIWQELDQRNPNPMTCEADITTYRSEQDKMRVHVFLAGLDPHFEGAKNELLRLATPPTLEQAFAYIRKDEANKVAAKGLHTDISVLAVQARSPQSLSPQYGSSSHVPSLSHYRPQSQVYQQNKNYSRGLAPVNNQMTCNYCKEVGHFKNECPKLRRFNSNNSGWRGGSNTGGSRGQRGKAAIQMVPEPDFYGVEGQDLSKGNVSLTKETRESMQSGDHGQGRPEGETVSFGLHVRRTNTRTRTTFSPDIEF, from the exons atggtggattTGATCATAAGTGACCCTCAGGCTACAGGAGCTACATCTACATCTACATCTGTGGCTCGTGAAGTTGTGATTGTTCAAAATGTAACAGATAACTCAAGCTTTGGCGTCAAGCTTGATGGCACAAATTATCAGTTATGGCACAAACTTATGAAGATCCACATTCAAGGAATTGGAAAGTGGAGTTATGTTATTGGTAGCACTGCAAGACCTGCTGCAGGACCAAAAGCTGATGAATGGGACACGGCAAATACTAACGTGATGGGAATTCTTCTAAAAGCAATGACTCCAGAGGTAATGCAGTTATTTGCTAATTTTGATTCTCCCAGAGCAATTTGGGACTCTGTTGCTGCTACTTATTATGATGGAAGTGACTTTGCCCGTGTTCATGAATTAAAtgtcaaagctttcaaaatAACTCAAAGTGGACAGCCTGTTGCAACATTTTATGCAAATTTGAAGACAATCTGGCAGGAGCTTGATCAGAGAAATCCTAATCCTATGACTTGTGAAGCAGACATCACTACTTACAGGAGTGAGCAAGATAAGATGCGTGTTCATGTCTTTCTTGCTGGTCTCGATCCTCATTTCGAAGgggcaaagaatgagttattgcGTCTTGCAACTCCTCCAACGTTGGAGCAAGCCTTTGCTTATATTCGAAAAGATGAAGCCAACAAAGTTGCTGCCAAGGGTCTTCATACTGACATTTCAGTTTTAGCAGTCCAGGCTAGATCACCTCAATCTTTGTCTCCTCAGTATGGGAGTTCATCTCATGTTCCATCTCTAAGTCACTATCGACCTCAGAGTCAGGTGTACCAACAGAATAAGAATTATAGCCGAGGGCTGGCTCCGGTTAATAACCAAATGACTTGCAACTATTGTAAGGAAGTTGGTCATTTCAAGAATGAATGCCCTAAGCTGCGAAGGTTTAATTCTAACAATTCCGGTTGGAGAGGAGGAAGTAATACTGGAGGAAGTAGAGGTCAGAGAGGCAAAGCAGCAATCCAAATGGTGCCAGAACCTGATTTCTATGGTGTCGAAGGGCAAGACCTCTCTAAGGGTAATGTTTCCTTGACTAAGgaaactcgag AATCTATGCAATCGGGTGATCAtgggcaagggagacctgagggggagactgtttcatttggattgcatgtacgcagGACAAACACAAGAACCAGAACAACCTTTAGCCCTGACATCGAGTTCTGA